A single Arcobacter sp. FWKO B DNA region contains:
- a CDS encoding carbonic anhydrase codes for MIDELIEGNITFRQMGFKHFEEDFDVLVKKGQTPKVLFIGCSDSRVVPDLIVDSKPGDMFILRNVGNFVPPFKADNDFHGSAAAIEYAVSVLNVKHIIVCGHSYCGACQSLYADLGDNIGLIHVRKWLELGQKAKDYVIKTFGTTLSQDEVYRKTEKTSVVYQLDNLMTYPEVSRKVKEGLLTIHGWYYKIEDGSIEEYNKKTQKFEILG; via the coding sequence ATGATCGATGAGTTAATCGAGGGTAATATTACTTTTAGACAAATGGGTTTTAAGCATTTTGAAGAGGATTTTGATGTGCTTGTAAAAAAAGGGCAAACTCCAAAGGTCTTGTTTATTGGATGTAGTGATAGTAGAGTAGTTCCTGATTTAATAGTAGATTCAAAACCTGGAGATATGTTTATATTACGAAATGTTGGTAACTTTGTTCCGCCATTTAAAGCAGATAATGATTTCCATGGAAGTGCCGCTGCAATTGAGTATGCTGTAAGTGTACTTAATGTTAAGCATATTATTGTTTGTGGTCATTCATACTGTGGTGCATGTCAATCGTTATATGCTGATTTAGGTGATAATATAGGGCTTATTCATGTAAGAAAGTGGCTTGAACTTGGACAAAAAGCAAAAGATTATGTTATCAAAACTTTTGGTACTACATTGTCACAAGATGAAGTATATAGAAAAACAGAAAAAACATCTGTAGTGTATCAACTTGATAATCTTATGACATATCCAGAGGTATCAAGAAAGGTAAAAGAGGGTTTACTTACCATACATGGATGGTACTATAAGATTGAAGATGGAAGTATAGAAGAATATAATAAAAAAACACAAAAATTTGAAATTTTAGGATAA
- a CDS encoding ammonium transporter produces MENFQDVKYILDGFLMVFAGILVMWMAAGFAMLESGLTRTKNNVVVLTKNISLFALACIMYYFVGYNFMYGEGNAFIGSGAMLSGFTNEDMGYPVMADFFFQVVFVATAASVISGSVAERMKLWPFLIFVVVLSAVIYPIQGHWSWGGSELGGLMAGFSDFAGSTVVHSVGGWAALAAVLIIGARKGKYGPDGKVRPIPGSNLTLATLGTFILWMGWFGFNGGSQLALGSKEDIDGIASVIASTNMGAAAGAITAAILTQLIYKKVDLTMVLNGALAGLVSVTAGPDLGMNVAFIEGIVGGLLIVLAIPFFDKLRIDDPVGALSVHLVAGIWGTLAVGIFNPEVALMDQLKGIVIVGAFVFVASYVVWKILDMIMGLRVDEETEVNGLDIAETGLECYPEFKRA; encoded by the coding sequence ATGGAAAATTTCCAAGATGTCAAATATATTCTTGACGGATTTTTAATGGTCTTTGCGGGGATCTTAGTTATGTGGATGGCAGCAGGTTTTGCTATGCTAGAATCTGGACTTACAAGAACAAAGAACAATGTTGTTGTTCTTACAAAAAATATAAGTCTTTTTGCGTTAGCGTGCATTATGTATTATTTTGTAGGCTATAACTTTATGTATGGTGAAGGCAATGCTTTCATAGGTAGTGGAGCAATGCTTAGTGGTTTTACAAATGAAGATATGGGTTATCCTGTAATGGCAGACTTTTTCTTCCAAGTTGTGTTTGTAGCAACAGCAGCTTCTGTAATTTCAGGAAGTGTTGCTGAGAGAATGAAGCTTTGGCCATTTTTGATATTTGTTGTAGTATTAAGTGCTGTTATTTATCCAATCCAAGGTCACTGGAGCTGGGGTGGAAGTGAGCTAGGTGGTTTAATGGCTGGATTTAGTGACTTTGCAGGAAGTACAGTTGTACACTCAGTTGGTGGATGGGCAGCTTTAGCAGCAGTTCTTATCATAGGTGCTAGAAAAGGTAAATATGGACCAGATGGTAAAGTAAGACCAATTCCAGGATCAAACTTAACTCTTGCAACTTTAGGTACATTTATTCTTTGGATGGGATGGTTTGGATTCAACGGTGGAAGCCAACTAGCTCTTGGAAGTAAAGAAGATATAGATGGAATTGCTTCAGTAATTGCAAGTACAAATATGGGTGCAGCTGCTGGGGCAATTACTGCTGCAATATTAACACAATTGATTTACAAAAAAGTTGACTTAACTATGGTATTAAATGGTGCATTAGCAGGGCTTGTATCTGTTACAGCTGGACCTGATCTTGGTATGAATGTAGCATTTATTGAAGGTATTGTTGGTGGTCTTTTAATAGTCCTAGCTATTCCGTTCTTTGACAAATTAAGAATTGATGATCCTGTTGGTGCTTTATCTGTTCACTTAGTTGCTGGTATTTGGGGAACTTTAGCTGTTGGTATATTTAACCCTGAGGTTGCACTAATGGATCAATTAAAAGGTATAGTAATAGTTGGAGCATTTGTTTTTGTAGCTTCATATGTAGTATGGAAAATCCTTGATATGATCATGGGTCTAAGAGTTGATGAAGAAACAGAAGTAAATGGACTAGATATTGCTGAGACTGGTTTAGAGTGTTATCCAGAATTTAAAAGAGCTTAA
- a CDS encoding P-II family nitrogen regulator → MKKIEAIIKPFKLEDVKEALTEAGITGMTVSDVKGYGRQQGHSELYRGAEYIVDFLAKIKIELIVNDELVDSVVNTITNAAKTGKIGDGKIFVIPIDNVIRIRTGETGSEAV, encoded by the coding sequence ATGAAAAAAATAGAAGCTATAATCAAACCTTTCAAACTTGAAGATGTTAAAGAGGCTTTAACTGAAGCTGGTATTACAGGTATGACAGTAAGTGATGTAAAAGGTTATGGAAGACAGCAAGGTCATAGTGAGCTATATCGTGGTGCAGAATATATAGTTGATTTTCTTGCAAAAATCAAAATAGAGCTTATTGTAAATGATGAGTTAGTTGATAGTGTTGTAAATACTATTACAAATGCTGCAAAAACTGGTAAAATTGGGGATGGTAAAATATTTGTTATACCTATTGATAATGTTATCAGAATTAGAACTGGTGAGACTGGAAGCGAGGCTGTATAA
- a CDS encoding pyrimidine/purine nucleoside phosphorylase, with amino-acid sequence MDRFENVTVVKKANVYYDGKVTSRTVLFADGSKKTLGIMMPDDYEFGTAEAEVMDILAGELDVLLPDSNEWKSIIAPASFEVPANSSFKLKVKTITDYCCSYIK; translated from the coding sequence ATGGATAGATTTGAAAATGTAACAGTTGTAAAAAAAGCAAATGTTTATTATGATGGAAAAGTAACAAGTAGAACAGTTCTATTTGCAGATGGAAGTAAAAAAACATTGGGTATTATGATGCCTGATGATTATGAATTTGGAACAGCTGAGGCTGAAGTTATGGATATATTAGCTGGTGAACTTGATGTTTTATTACCAGATTCAAATGAGTGGAAAAGCATAATAGCACCTGCGTCATTTGAAGTTCCAGCAAACTCTAGTTTTAAGTTAAAAGTTAAAACTATTACTGATTATTGTTGTTCTTATATTAAATAA
- a CDS encoding TIGR00730 family Rossman fold protein, whose protein sequence is MNRFKCDNFVLPDLQKEFLSNKAKDKDVWRMFKILADFTDAFEELNEVPPAVSIFGSARTPQNDYFYKKTVELSAKLSLEGYSIITGGGGGIMEAGSKGANISIGLNIDLPHEQRTNPYVQIPIDFKYFFTRKVCFLKYSIAFVVMPGGFGTLDELSEALVLVQTKRMGKFPIVLFGKEFFEPLIEFFKVMLKHNYIEEVDLSSYLLTDSVDEAIEYIKKNTFDINCALE, encoded by the coding sequence ATGAATAGATTCAAGTGCGATAATTTCGTATTACCTGATTTACAAAAAGAGTTTTTAAGTAACAAAGCAAAAGATAAAGATGTATGGAGAATGTTTAAAATATTAGCAGATTTTACAGATGCTTTTGAAGAATTAAATGAAGTTCCACCAGCTGTATCTATATTTGGAAGTGCAAGAACCCCTCAAAATGACTATTTTTATAAAAAAACAGTTGAGCTTTCTGCAAAGTTATCACTAGAAGGGTATTCTATTATCACAGGTGGTGGTGGTGGAATTATGGAAGCAGGAAGTAAGGGTGCTAATATATCCATTGGTTTGAATATTGACTTACCTCATGAGCAAAGAACAAATCCATATGTTCAAATACCTATAGATTTCAAATATTTTTTTACAAGAAAAGTGTGCTTTTTAAAATACTCTATAGCATTTGTTGTAATGCCAGGAGGTTTTGGAACACTAGATGAGCTTAGTGAAGCATTAGTGCTTGTACAAACAAAAAGAATGGGAAAATTTCCTATAGTATTATTTGGAAAAGAGTTTTTTGAACCTTTGATTGAATTTTTTAAAGTGATGTTAAAACATAACTATATTGAAGAAGTAGATTTAAGCTCATATTTACTAACAGATAGTGTAGATGAAGCAATAGAATATATTAAAAAGAATACTTTTGATATAAATTGTGCTTTAGAGTAG
- a CDS encoding sulfite exporter TauE/SafE family protein — protein sequence METISILSIITIAFLGSFGHCIGMCGGIVMAYSSIKIDDEFNKLRQTFAHLSYSVGRVLTYVLLGVLFGFLGGVIAFSNMTNGILLLVAGTFMVLAGLSLFGKIKFLTMIEHSVSKSSWYQKSFKSLLHSSSLFSFFLLGMLNGLLPCGFVYFFAITAASTADPFWGGVVMLIFGLSTIPAMFSLGFFVGLFKQSGFRNIMIKFASIAVILFGIYTLYSGYEYIVNPNKTILDCHL from the coding sequence ATGGAAACAATTAGTATATTATCTATTATTACGATAGCTTTTTTAGGTTCTTTTGGTCATTGTATAGGTATGTGTGGTGGAATAGTTATGGCATATTCTAGTATAAAGATTGATGATGAATTCAACAAACTTAGACAAACTTTTGCTCATCTTAGTTATTCTGTAGGTAGGGTATTAACCTATGTATTATTAGGGGTATTATTTGGTTTTTTAGGTGGTGTAATCGCATTTTCAAATATGACAAATGGAATATTGCTTCTTGTAGCTGGTACTTTTATGGTTCTTGCAGGTTTATCTTTATTTGGAAAAATTAAATTTTTGACTATGATTGAACATAGTGTTTCAAAAAGCTCTTGGTATCAAAAAAGTTTTAAAAGTTTATTACATAGTAGTTCATTATTTAGCTTTTTTTTATTGGGGATGTTAAATGGACTTCTTCCTTGTGGATTTGTATATTTCTTTGCCATAACAGCAGCAAGTACAGCTGATCCATTTTGGGGAGGTGTTGTGATGCTTATATTTGGACTAAGTACAATACCAGCTATGTTTTCGCTTGGTTTTTTTGTTGGATTATTTAAACAATCAGGTTTTAGAAATATTATGATAAAATTTGCTAGTATTGCAGTTATATTATTTGGGATATATACTCTTTATAGTGGTTATGAGTATATTGTAAACCCAAATAAAACGATACTAGATTGTCATTTATAA
- a CDS encoding ABC transporter ATP-binding protein, producing MISIKALDKIYNLGEKNEFKALKNIGLHINNNECVILKGISGSGKSTLLSIIGGMNKPTNGDVIVESKHIAKLPDLHLSNFRAKSIGFVFQAFHLIDGLSVFDNVSVPLIPFGLKQSEINQKVKYALEILKISHKSEQIASTLSGGEKQRVAIARAIVNNPNIVLLDEPTANLDIANSKNLLCILQDLKNIGKTIVVATHDTIFDDALFVDRMIYIQDGTINE from the coding sequence ATGATTAGTATTAAAGCTTTGGATAAGATCTATAATCTAGGTGAAAAAAATGAGTTTAAAGCACTAAAAAATATTGGTTTGCATATAAATAATAATGAATGTGTTATTTTAAAAGGAATAAGTGGGAGTGGTAAAAGTACACTACTATCAATAATAGGGGGGATGAATAAACCAACAAATGGTGATGTCATTGTTGAAAGTAAACATATTGCAAAACTTCCTGATCTTCACCTATCTAATTTTCGTGCAAAAAGTATAGGTTTTGTTTTTCAAGCGTTCCATCTAATAGATGGACTTAGTGTATTTGATAATGTAAGTGTTCCATTGATACCTTTTGGATTGAAACAAAGTGAGATTAATCAAAAAGTTAAATATGCTCTTGAGATTCTAAAAATATCACATAAAAGTGAGCAAATAGCAAGTACACTATCTGGTGGTGAAAAACAAAGAGTAGCAATAGCAAGAGCTATTGTAAATAATCCAAACATAGTATTACTTGATGAGCCAACTGCAAATCTTGATATTGCAAATTCAAAAAATCTTTTATGTATATTGCAAGATTTGAAAAATATAGGTAAGACTATAGTTGTAGCTACACATGATACTATTTTTGATGATGCTTTATTTGTAGATAGGATGATTTATATACAAGATGGGACTATAAATGAATAA
- a CDS encoding FtsX-like permease family protein — MSKSFFNFLFILIYQHRSKHIAIFIISFMIVFLLSSVMFISSSIKHQLFVFSNAQPDFVVQKLQSGQRTDIPNQWINDFQDIRGISHIQSRVYGRYYHLGSEYYFTIVGVDVFDEFTTNEIQNIFDGIDIEKFISGDYMLIGAGVKEFFDKNYYSEYYNFLTPQLEIKKVDIFDILPEKSGLISNDMIIMDINLARDILGVEYDNSTDIILNIPNDTEWQNIKMKLLDKHHNIQIITKEDLQKSYINLYNYKSGFFLILFIILLLTFCLVLYQRYSMINSSDKKEIAILRFCGWSIKSVVMLKVFESSVVGILSFLSALSIAYCYVFIFGAPILRDIFLGSQNISNNISFVPFVEFSLILSIFLFFITFFIASVLIPSWKIATKDIDGSLR; from the coding sequence ATGAGTAAAAGTTTTTTTAACTTTTTATTTATACTGATTTATCAGCATAGAAGTAAACATATTGCCATTTTCATAATATCATTTATGATAGTTTTTTTGCTCAGTTCAGTTATGTTTATATCATCATCAATAAAACATCAGCTTTTTGTTTTTAGTAATGCTCAACCAGATTTTGTAGTACAAAAACTCCAATCAGGACAAAGAACAGATATCCCTAATCAATGGATAAATGATTTTCAAGATATTAGAGGTATTTCACATATCCAAAGTCGTGTATATGGAAGGTATTATCATTTAGGTAGCGAATATTATTTTACGATAGTAGGAGTAGATGTTTTTGATGAGTTTACTACCAATGAGATACAAAATATTTTTGATGGTATTGATATAGAAAAATTCATTAGTGGTGATTATATGCTTATTGGAGCAGGGGTGAAAGAATTTTTTGATAAAAATTATTATAGTGAATACTATAACTTTTTAACACCACAATTAGAAATAAAAAAGGTAGATATATTTGATATTTTGCCTGAAAAAAGTGGCTTGATTTCAAATGATATGATAATTATGGATATAAACTTAGCTCGTGATATATTGGGTGTAGAATATGATAACTCTACTGATATAATACTCAATATACCAAATGATACAGAATGGCAAAATATTAAAATGAAGCTCTTAGATAAACACCATAATATACAAATAATAACCAAAGAAGATTTGCAAAAAAGTTATATAAATTTATATAATTACAAAAGTGGATTTTTTTTAATACTTTTTATTATACTACTTCTTACATTTTGTTTGGTTTTATATCAAAGATATTCTATGATTAACTCAAGTGACAAAAAAGAGATAGCAATACTTAGATTTTGTGGATGGAGTATTAAATCTGTAGTAATGCTTAAAGTATTTGAAAGTTCTGTTGTTGGGATTTTGAGTTTTTTAAGTGCTTTAAGTATTGCATATTGTTATGTGTTTATATTTGGTGCTCCTATCTTAAGAGATATATTTTTGGGCTCTCAAAATATATCCAATAATATATCTTTTGTACCTTTTGTTGAATTTTCTTTAATTTTGAGTATTTTTTTATTTTTTATTACTTTTTTTATAGCTTCTGTATTGATACCATCGTGGAAAATAGCTACAAAAGATATAGATGGGAGTCTTAGATGA
- a CDS encoding nitrous oxide reductase accessory protein NosL gives MFKKLAILLMLLLTAVTFAHANQNKMFQSVSVKEATLLQESDDKMYCPNCGMNLPKFYKTNHAVKLKDGSYRQYCSIYCLVEEMELTVLKGKHDTIENILVVDVTSLKFIDAKKAYYVVGSSVKGTMTMTSKYAFEKIEDAIAFEQTYGGEVKSFDEAYKIALLDFAKDTALVYDNRSTMMYKNGEKLFNTKCDKNAIEKIDAHTMGEMKAIIEQQKLCGDDLNDGQLQAIMLYVWDVKLDNFEKMYGKNDEIQLYIKSRKDANFLKRGENIHQRVCKSLKTDDFTTLQDLKKAIDSKCPKLKDDDKDALMGYMWGQKGGIKATKADPIIVPTDAKCPVCGMFVAKYPKWAAYTKLNDGKEFYYDGSKDMFKFIFDAKSYHHQYTKDDFAIIFVTDYYTLDKIEAKKAFFVVGASVYGPMGRELIPFKTKEDAVAFSKNYNGKQILTFDEVTPELVFGLDK, from the coding sequence ATGTTTAAAAAGTTAGCAATATTGTTAATGTTATTATTAACAGCAGTAACATTTGCACATGCAAATCAGAACAAAATGTTTCAATCAGTTAGTGTAAAAGAAGCAACACTTTTACAAGAGAGTGACGATAAAATGTATTGTCCAAATTGTGGTATGAATTTACCTAAATTTTACAAAACTAACCATGCAGTTAAGTTAAAAGATGGCTCTTATAGACAATATTGTAGTATATATTGTTTAGTTGAAGAGATGGAACTCACAGTCCTAAAGGGTAAGCACGATACTATAGAAAATATTTTAGTTGTAGATGTAACAAGTCTTAAATTTATTGATGCTAAGAAAGCCTATTATGTAGTTGGAAGTAGTGTAAAGGGTACTATGACAATGACTAGTAAATACGCTTTTGAGAAGATTGAAGATGCTATAGCGTTTGAACAAACTTATGGCGGTGAAGTAAAAAGTTTTGATGAGGCTTATAAAATTGCACTTTTAGATTTCGCTAAAGATACGGCACTTGTATATGATAATAGAAGTACAATGATGTATAAAAATGGTGAAAAACTATTTAATACAAAGTGTGATAAGAATGCAATTGAAAAAATTGATGCACATACCATGGGTGAGATGAAAGCTATAATAGAGCAGCAAAAGCTTTGTGGGGATGATTTAAATGATGGACAACTTCAAGCTATCATGCTTTATGTTTGGGATGTTAAACTTGATAATTTTGAGAAAATGTATGGTAAAAATGATGAAATACAATTGTATATTAAATCACGAAAAGATGCAAATTTTCTAAAAAGAGGTGAAAATATTCATCAAAGAGTATGTAAATCATTAAAAACTGATGATTTTACTACATTACAAGATTTAAAAAAAGCTATTGATTCAAAATGTCCAAAACTAAAAGATGATGATAAAGATGCACTTATGGGTTATATGTGGGGACAAAAAGGTGGAATAAAAGCTACAAAAGCTGATCCAATAATAGTACCAACAGATGCAAAATGTCCAGTTTGTGGTATGTTTGTTGCTAAATATCCAAAATGGGCAGCATATACTAAACTAAATGATGGAAAAGAGTTTTATTATGATGGTTCAAAAGATATGTTCAAATTCATTTTTGATGCAAAAAGTTATCACCACCAATATACTAAAGATGATTTTGCTATAATATTCGTTACAGATTATTATACATTAGATAAAATTGAAGCAAAAAAAGCATTTTTTGTTGTAGGTGCAAGTGTATATGGACCAATGGGTAGAGAATTAATACCTTTTAAAACAAAAGAAGATGCAGTAGCATTTAGCAAAAATTATAATGGTAAACAGATTTTGACATTTGATGAAGTTACTCCAGAACTAGTTTTTGGATTAGATAAGTAA
- the infA gene encoding translation initiation factor IF-1, which produces MAKDDVIVIDGVVKEALPNAMFRVELPNTHVVLCHISGKMRMNYIKILPGDKVKVEITPYSLDKGRITHRYK; this is translated from the coding sequence ATGGCAAAAGATGATGTAATAGTAATTGATGGAGTTGTAAAAGAAGCTCTTCCAAATGCTATGTTTAGAGTAGAACTTCCAAATACACATGTGGTTCTGTGTCATATATCTGGTAAAATGAGAATGAATTATATCAAAATTCTACCAGGTGATAAGGTTAAAGTTGAGATTACTCCGTACTCATTAGATAAAGGTAGAATTACTCACCGTTATAAATAG
- the map gene encoding type I methionyl aminopeptidase — translation MAIPLRKPNEIQKLHTAGLAVAKTLDYLKSNVKSGMTLLDVDKMGEDYLLSLGAKPAFKGLYGFPNAICTSLNEVVIHGIPNNTVLKDGDILGIDIGSEIDGWYGDAAITMPIGKISSEDQKLIDCSYDTLMYAIGIIKEGMRFKELSFLIEKYIHSKGYVPLVRFCGHGIGREPHCDPEVPNYLDSPNPKQGPKIKNGMVFCIEPMICQKDGEPVILEDNWSVVSRDGLKTSHYEHTVAIVNGKAKILTQI, via the coding sequence TTGGCTATTCCACTTAGAAAACCTAATGAAATTCAAAAGCTTCACACTGCAGGTCTTGCAGTGGCGAAGACTTTAGACTACTTAAAATCAAATGTAAAATCTGGTATGACTCTTCTTGATGTTGATAAAATGGGTGAAGATTATTTATTAAGCCTTGGTGCAAAACCAGCTTTCAAAGGTCTTTATGGCTTCCCAAACGCAATCTGTACATCACTAAATGAAGTTGTTATTCATGGTATTCCAAATAACACCGTATTAAAGGACGGAGATATTTTAGGAATAGATATAGGAAGTGAAATAGATGGCTGGTATGGTGATGCAGCTATTACTATGCCTATTGGTAAAATATCTTCTGAAGACCAAAAGCTTATAGATTGTTCATATGATACATTGATGTATGCTATTGGAATTATAAAAGAGGGTATGAGGTTTAAAGAGTTGTCATTTTTGATAGAAAAATATATCCACTCAAAAGGATATGTTCCATTAGTTAGATTTTGTGGACATGGAATAGGAAGAGAACCACATTGTGACCCTGAAGTTCCAAATTATTTGGATAGTCCAAATCCAAAACAAGGTCCAAAAATCAAAAATGGTATGGTTTTTTGTATAGAGCCTATGATCTGTCAAAAAGATGGTGAACCTGTAATCTTAGAAGATAATTGGTCTGTAGTTTCTCGTGATGGATTAAAAACAAGTCACTATGAGCATACAGTTGCAATCGTAAATGGTAAAGCAAAAATATTAACACAAATATAA
- the secY gene encoding preprotein translocase subunit SecY, producing MSNTLVNKILITLGFILLYRLLAYVPVPGVNIDVVKEFFDSNAQNALGLINMFSGNAVERLSIISLGIMPYITASIIMELLAATFPALGKLKKERDGMQKYMQIIRYTTIVITLVQAVGVSMGLNSLTGSNGASAISIDMGTFVWVAAISMLSGTMLLMWIGEQITQKGIGNGISLIIFAGIVSAIPSAIGGTVELVNNGQMSFFVVIGILLIILATVGVIIYVELGERRVPVSYSRKVVMQNQSKRIMNYIPIKVNLSGVIPPIFASAILMFPATVLQSSQNEYIMMISDLLNPNGYFFNVLMFLFVVFFAFFYASITFNAKDISENLKRQGGFIPGVRPGDSTASFLNEVASRLTFTGSIYLGLVSTVPYLIVKAMGVPFYFGGVAVLIVVQVAIDTMRKIEAQQYMNKYDTLSATRL from the coding sequence ATGAGTAATACTTTAGTAAATAAAATTCTCATAACACTGGGTTTTATTTTGTTATACAGGCTGTTGGCATATGTGCCAGTGCCTGGCGTTAATATTGATGTAGTAAAAGAATTTTTTGACTCTAATGCACAAAATGCATTAGGACTAATAAATATGTTTAGTGGAAATGCTGTTGAAAGATTAAGTATTATTTCACTAGGTATTATGCCTTATATTACTGCATCAATTATTATGGAACTTCTTGCTGCAACATTCCCCGCTCTTGGAAAACTTAAAAAAGAACGAGATGGAATGCAAAAATATATGCAAATCATAAGATATACGACTATTGTTATCACACTTGTACAAGCTGTTGGTGTTTCTATGGGATTAAATTCTCTAACAGGAAGCAATGGAGCAAGTGCAATTTCAATTGATATGGGTACTTTTGTATGGGTAGCTGCAATATCAATGTTAAGTGGTACTATGCTTTTGATGTGGATTGGAGAACAAATCACTCAAAAAGGTATAGGTAATGGTATTAGTTTAATTATCTTTGCAGGTATCGTATCAGCAATTCCAAGTGCAATAGGTGGTACTGTTGAACTTGTAAATAATGGACAAATGAGCTTCTTTGTAGTAATAGGAATTCTATTAATTATCCTTGCAACTGTAGGTGTTATTATCTATGTTGAATTAGGTGAGAGAAGAGTACCAGTTTCATATTCTAGAAAAGTTGTGATGCAAAATCAAAGCAAAAGAATTATGAATTACATTCCTATAAAAGTAAATTTAAGTGGTGTTATTCCACCAATTTTTGCAAGTGCAATACTTATGTTTCCTGCGACTGTATTGCAAAGTAGTCAGAACGAATATATAATGATGATTTCTGATTTACTTAACCCAAATGGTTATTTTTTCAATGTATTAATGTTTTTATTTGTTGTATTTTTTGCATTCTTTTATGCATCGATTACTTTTAATGCTAAAGATATTTCTGAAAACCTGAAAAGACAAGGTGGTTTTATCCCAGGTGTTAGACCAGGTGATTCTACAGCTTCATTTTTGAATGAAGTAGCAAGTAGACTTACTTTTACTGGTTCTATCTATCTAGGACTTGTATCTACAGTTCCGTATCTTATAGTTAAAGCTATGGGTGTTCCTTTTTACTTTGGTGGTGTTGCTGTACTAATTGTTGTACAAGTAGCAATAGACACTATGAGAAAAATAGAAGCACAGCAATATATGAATAAATATGATACACTAAGTGCTACAAGGTTATAA
- the rplO gene encoding 50S ribosomal protein L15 → MLENLQPAVGSTKDRKRIGRGQGSGNGKTAGKGHKGQRARGGYNEKRGFEGGQQPLHRRLPKVGFTSRVEKPLSLNVDKITSIANLEEITIANIATVYKLSSSTTKIKLIGKNAKNLVSKIKDENITTSGK, encoded by the coding sequence ATGTTAGAAAATTTACAACCAGCTGTTGGAAGCACAAAAGATAGAAAAAGAATAGGTCGTGGTCAAGGTAGTGGTAACGGAAAAACTGCTGGTAAAGGTCACAAAGGTCAAAGAGCTAGAGGTGGATACAATGAAAAAAGAGGTTTTGAAGGTGGACAACAACCACTTCATAGAAGACTTCCTAAAGTTGGATTTACTTCAAGAGTAGAAAAACCACTTAGTCTAAATGTAGATAAGATTACATCAATTGCTAACTTAGAAGAAATTACAATAGCTAATATTGCTACTGTTTATAAGTTATCTAGTTCTACAACTAAAATTAAGTTAATCGGTAAAAACGCAAAAAATTTAGTGAGTAAAATAAAAGACGAAAATATAACAACTTCTGGAAAATAA
- the rpsE gene encoding 30S ribosomal protein S5 gives MAVVNREDFQEAIVKIGRVTKVVKGGRRFRFTALVVVGDKNGTVGYGTGKAKEVPDAIKKALDDAFKSLVKVSIKGTTIAHDIEHKYNASKILLKPASEGTGLIAGGAARPVLELAGVKDIIAKSLGSNNPNNLVQATVEALAKIKG, from the coding sequence ATGGCAGTAGTAAATAGAGAAGATTTTCAAGAAGCAATCGTAAAGATTGGAAGAGTAACAAAAGTTGTAAAAGGTGGAAGAAGATTCAGATTTACAGCTTTAGTTGTAGTTGGTGACAAAAATGGTACAGTTGGATATGGTACAGGAAAAGCTAAAGAGGTTCCAGATGCTATTAAAAAAGCATTAGATGACGCATTCAAAAGCTTAGTAAAAGTTTCTATCAAAGGTACTACTATTGCTCATGATATTGAACATAAATATAATGCAAGTAAAATTCTTTTAAAACCAGCATCAGAAGGTACAGGACTTATCGCAGGTGGTGCGGCAAGACCAGTTCTTGAGCTTGCGGGTGTAAAAGATATTATTGCAAAATCACTTGGTTCAAATAATCCAAACAATCTAGTTCAAGCAACTGTTGAAGCTTTAGCTAAGATAAAGGGGTAA